In the Kitasatospora terrestris genome, one interval contains:
- the rpsT gene encoding 30S ribosomal protein S20, with amino-acid sequence MANIKSQIKRNKTNEKARLRNKAVKSSLKTALRKAREAAAAGETEKATELARAASKALDKAVSKGVIHKNQAANKKSAITKRVNAAA; translated from the coding sequence GTGGCGAACATCAAGTCCCAGATCAAGCGCAACAAGACCAACGAGAAGGCGCGCCTGCGCAACAAGGCCGTCAAGTCCTCGCTGAAGACCGCCCTCCGCAAGGCCCGTGAGGCCGCTGCCGCCGGCGAGACCGAGAAGGCCACCGAGCTCGCTCGCGCCGCCTCCAAGGCCCTCGACAAGGCCGTCAGCAAGGGCGTCATCCACAAGAACCAGGCCGCCAACAAGAAGTCGGCGATCACCAAGCGCGTCAACGCCGCCGCCTGA
- a CDS encoding AraC family transcriptional regulator, translated as MDVVSDAIAAVRVGRPSTDRLRVAGTWSTRLSPYEGAGFHVVLEGGCRLLLDDPGDSGGSGGSGHPGPLTLRTGDAVLLPHGTGHVLMDAEADLAAADRAVPFERLLDGSAPRPPRTGPGQAELLCGKYRLDRSRTHPLMAELPSVVHLPNRVGGHPELRAAIGLLGGELLDQRPGGQIAVPSLLDLLLVYMVRAWLAEGSAGAWPAVLGDPVASAALRALHADPPADWTNDRLAAAAGVSRPTLARRFTALVGRPPMAYLTWWRLTFAATLLRDTTDPLATIAGRVGYGSPYAFSHAFARHFGTTPGRYRAREAEPPAARA; from the coding sequence ATGGATGTGGTGAGCGACGCGATCGCGGCCGTACGGGTGGGCCGGCCCTCCACCGACCGGCTGCGGGTCGCCGGCACCTGGAGCACCCGGCTGTCCCCGTACGAGGGCGCCGGGTTCCACGTGGTGCTGGAGGGCGGCTGCCGGCTGCTCCTCGACGACCCCGGTGACTCCGGCGGCTCCGGCGGCTCCGGGCACCCCGGGCCGCTCACCCTGCGCACCGGCGACGCGGTGCTGCTGCCGCACGGGACGGGGCACGTCCTGATGGACGCGGAGGCCGACCTCGCCGCCGCCGACCGGGCGGTGCCGTTCGAGCGGCTGCTGGACGGCAGTGCGCCGCGTCCGCCCCGGACCGGTCCCGGCCAGGCCGAACTGCTCTGCGGCAAGTACCGCCTCGACCGCAGCCGGACCCATCCGCTGATGGCCGAGCTGCCGTCCGTCGTCCACCTGCCCAACCGGGTCGGCGGCCACCCCGAACTGCGCGCCGCGATCGGCCTGCTCGGCGGAGAACTCCTCGACCAGCGGCCCGGTGGCCAGATCGCGGTGCCGAGCCTGCTGGACCTTCTGCTGGTCTACATGGTCCGCGCCTGGCTCGCCGAGGGCTCCGCCGGTGCGTGGCCCGCCGTGCTCGGCGACCCGGTGGCCTCCGCGGCGCTGCGCGCGCTGCACGCCGACCCCCCCGCCGACTGGACCAACGACCGGCTCGCCGCCGCGGCCGGGGTCTCCCGCCCCACCCTCGCCCGCCGTTTCACCGCCCTGGTCGGGCGTCCGCCGATGGCCTACCTCACCTGGTGGCGCCTCACCTTCGCCGCGACCCTGCTGCGCGACACCACAGACCCGCTCGCCACCATCGCCGGCCGCGTCGGCTACGGCTCCCCGTACGCCTTCTCGCACGCCTTCGCCCGCCACTTCGGCACCACCCCGGGCCGCTACCGCGCCCGCGAGGCCGAGCCCCCGGCGGCCCGTGCCTAG
- a CDS encoding MBL fold metallo-hydrolase — MSIESAQRIVLGGVEAVRVVEYQGPFRSARVLVPDSPAELWRDNADWLAPDHWDPSSDLAVMALQTWVLRSGGRTVLVDTGVGDGRERPDTPEFHQRKGRFLERLAEVGVHPEDVDVVVNTHLHADHVGWNTRADGDGWVPTFPNAQYLLPAADDLHFGPRGGYGRGVLADDRLVYEDSVAPLHRAGQAVLWDGTHVIDRDLTLESAPGHTPGSAVLRLASGTDRAVFVGDLLHSPVQFVDPSCSSCFCLDPQQAAASRRRILERAADLGELVLPAHLGGPGAAEVRRRGTGFSVSHRSTV, encoded by the coding sequence ATGAGCATCGAGAGCGCACAGCGCATCGTCCTCGGCGGCGTCGAGGCCGTCCGTGTCGTCGAGTACCAGGGCCCGTTCCGGTCGGCCCGCGTCCTCGTCCCCGACTCCCCCGCCGAGCTGTGGCGGGACAACGCCGACTGGCTCGCGCCCGACCACTGGGACCCGTCGTCGGACCTGGCGGTGATGGCCCTGCAGACCTGGGTGCTGCGCAGCGGCGGGCGGACCGTGCTGGTCGACACCGGCGTGGGCGACGGACGCGAGCGGCCGGACACCCCCGAGTTCCACCAGCGGAAGGGCCGCTTCCTGGAGCGGCTGGCCGAGGTCGGCGTCCACCCGGAGGACGTGGACGTGGTGGTCAACACCCACCTGCACGCCGACCACGTCGGCTGGAACACCCGGGCGGACGGGGACGGCTGGGTGCCGACCTTCCCGAACGCGCAGTACCTGCTGCCGGCCGCCGACGACCTCCACTTCGGGCCGCGGGGCGGGTACGGGCGGGGCGTCCTGGCCGACGACCGGCTGGTCTACGAGGACAGCGTCGCGCCCCTGCACCGGGCGGGGCAGGCGGTGCTCTGGGACGGCACCCACGTGATCGACCGCGACCTGACGCTGGAATCGGCTCCCGGCCACACACCCGGGTCAGCCGTGCTGCGGCTGGCGTCCGGTACCGACCGGGCGGTGTTCGTCGGCGACCTGCTGCACAGCCCCGTGCAGTTCGTCGACCCGTCGTGCAGCAGCTGCTTCTGCCTGGACCCGCAGCAGGCCGCGGCCAGCCGCCGCCGGATCCTGGAACGTGCCGCCGACCTCGGCGAACTGGTCCTCCCCGCGCACCTCGGCGGCCCGGGAGCGGCGGAAGTCCGGCGCCGCGGCACCGGATTCAGCGTGTCCCACCGCTCTACCGTCTGA
- a CDS encoding NAD(P)/FAD-dependent oxidoreductase, with protein MAIDTDVAVVGAGPVGLGAALLLARAGLDVVVLERRPGPVVESRATDLHARTLEALEPSGLTELLVPLGRRVDAVRMLDGGRSVGGFDLAGLRSPYPYILTVPQCTTEGLLAEQAAACGVTVHRSTPVRSVVEDAAGTTVHADGVEPVRARWVVAADGASSALRALSGTGFRGWTYPGSWQLADLRVSDPALDPGLVHMVGGPRGLLVVLPMHLDGWVRVVLHLPSASPAESSPGAVEALVAEAAARGWAASVHECRWTSSFRTHRRLAGHRRGSRVLLIGDAAHVCSPIGGQGLNLGLRDAVSLARVLPDAAAAGAGPDSPVLRSWRRARRAEARRVLARTDFATRAWTLRAAPARAARGTALRTVLATAAGRRLLAESVAGPVPLGP; from the coding sequence ATGGCGATCGACACGGACGTGGCAGTGGTCGGGGCGGGCCCGGTCGGGCTGGGCGCCGCACTGCTGCTCGCCCGCGCGGGGCTCGACGTGGTGGTGCTGGAGCGGCGCCCGGGTCCGGTCGTCGAGTCCCGGGCGACCGACCTGCACGCGCGGACGCTGGAGGCGCTGGAGCCCAGCGGGCTGACCGAGTTGCTGGTCCCGCTCGGGCGGCGGGTCGACGCGGTCCGGATGTTGGACGGAGGCCGCAGCGTCGGCGGGTTCGACCTGGCGGGGCTGCGCTCGCCGTACCCGTACATCCTGACCGTCCCGCAGTGCACCACGGAGGGGCTGCTCGCCGAGCAGGCGGCGGCGTGCGGCGTCACCGTCCACCGTTCGACCCCCGTCCGCTCGGTGGTGGAGGACGCCGCGGGCACCACCGTCCACGCTGACGGCGTCGAGCCGGTGCGCGCCCGCTGGGTGGTCGCCGCCGACGGGGCGTCGAGCGCGCTGCGCGCCCTGTCCGGGACGGGCTTCCGGGGCTGGACGTACCCTGGCAGCTGGCAGCTGGCCGACCTGCGGGTCAGCGACCCCGCGCTGGATCCGGGCCTGGTGCACATGGTGGGTGGGCCGCGCGGGCTGCTGGTCGTCCTGCCGATGCACCTCGACGGGTGGGTCCGGGTGGTCCTGCACCTCCCCTCCGCGTCCCCGGCGGAGTCTTCGCCCGGCGCCGTCGAGGCGCTGGTCGCCGAGGCGGCGGCGCGGGGCTGGGCGGCGTCGGTCCACGAATGCCGGTGGACCAGCAGCTTCCGCACCCACCGGCGGCTCGCCGGGCACCGCCGGGGCAGCCGGGTGCTGCTGATCGGCGACGCTGCCCACGTCTGCAGCCCGATCGGCGGGCAGGGCCTCAACCTCGGCCTGCGCGACGCCGTCTCGCTGGCCCGGGTGCTGCCCGACGCGGCCGCCGCCGGCGCCGGGCCGGACAGTCCCGTGCTGCGCTCCTGGCGCCGGGCCCGCCGCGCCGAGGCGCGGCGCGTCCTCGCCCGCACGGACTTCGCCACTCGCGCGTGGACGCTGCGCGCCGCTCCGGCCCGGGCCGCACGCGGCACCGCCCTGCGCACCGTCCTCGCCACGGCCGCCGGCCGCCGCCTCCTCGCCGAGTCGGTCGCCGGCCCCGTCCCGCTCGGTCCCTGA
- the holA gene encoding DNA polymerase III subunit delta — MARKSAPDDLLAPLTVVVGQEELLLDRAVAEVVAAARAADPETDVRDLAPGGLQPGQLAELTTPSLFAERKVIVVRAAQDLGADSVKEVKAYIGSPAEEVVLVLVHAGGVKGKGLVDAAKKAGAREVLCAKLTKAGDKLAFIRNEFRTLGRSASPEACQALLDALGSDLRELAAACSQLTSDIEGTIDETAVARYYSGRAEATGFEVADLAVTGRAAEALERLRWALAVGQPPTGITYALASGVRSIGRLATAGRNMRPGDLARELGMPPWKVDRVRQQMRGWTGDGVAAALTAIAAADAAVKGGSDDPAYALERAVVAVARASRAGARP; from the coding sequence ATGGCCAGGAAGAGTGCACCCGACGACCTGCTCGCCCCGCTGACCGTTGTGGTCGGCCAGGAGGAGCTGCTGCTCGACCGCGCGGTCGCCGAGGTGGTGGCCGCGGCGAGGGCGGCGGACCCGGAGACCGACGTCCGCGACCTCGCGCCCGGCGGGCTCCAGCCGGGGCAGCTCGCCGAGCTGACCACGCCCTCGCTGTTCGCCGAGCGCAAGGTGATCGTCGTCCGTGCGGCGCAGGACCTGGGCGCCGACTCCGTCAAGGAGGTCAAGGCGTACATCGGCTCGCCCGCCGAGGAGGTCGTCCTGGTCCTGGTCCACGCCGGTGGCGTCAAGGGCAAGGGCCTGGTGGACGCGGCGAAGAAGGCCGGCGCGCGCGAGGTGCTCTGCGCCAAGCTGACCAAGGCGGGCGACAAGCTCGCGTTCATCCGCAACGAGTTCCGCACGCTGGGCCGTTCCGCCAGCCCCGAGGCCTGCCAGGCGCTGCTGGACGCGCTCGGCAGCGACCTGCGCGAGCTGGCCGCGGCGTGCAGCCAGCTGACCTCGGACATCGAGGGCACCATCGACGAGACGGCGGTCGCCCGTTACTACAGCGGCCGGGCCGAGGCGACCGGCTTCGAGGTGGCCGACCTGGCGGTCACCGGCCGGGCGGCGGAGGCGCTGGAGCGGCTGCGCTGGGCACTGGCCGTGGGCCAGCCGCCGACCGGCATCACGTACGCGCTGGCGTCCGGGGTCCGTTCGATCGGCCGGCTCGCGACCGCCGGGCGGAACATGCGTCCCGGTGACCTGGCCCGCGAGTTGGGCATGCCGCCGTGGAAGGTCGACCGGGTCCGCCAGCAGATGCGCGGCTGGACGGGCGACGGCGTGGCCGCCGCCCTCACCGCGATCGCCGCGGCGGACGCGGCGGTCAAGGGCGGCTCCGACGACCCCGCGTACGCGCTCGAACGGGCTGTCGTCGCCGTCGCCCGCGCCTCCCGCGCGGGTGCCCGTCCGTAG
- a CDS encoding ComEC/Rec2 family competence protein has product MSAKPVALPPADLRLLVPTATAWAVTALVLGAGPLSRSELPLLAVPAVLLALLLLAVRTPRRTALLRTLAAALLTATAAVTTTVLHTADLYRGPLPALAVSGAELTVDLTVTGDPKSRTGHTNGTTPGQPRLLVPARVDRVGATATRTPVTVTVRAKDAAAWRTLIPSTRLRAAVHVLPNAAPEAPAAPEAPVAPEAPAPSPASATPLAPPALAGPPPPVPDPPPATSGEAVPLAPAVRALSAAGPDSRPTADDASTSGPAAPSATPSASPAGAVADGPVTAARTATTARTDSAALLVALGPPRLLAPPSLPQRAAARLRAGLRDACDHLPPDTRGLLPGLVVGDTSRLPDDLADAFRATDLGHLTAVSGANFGILLAVLLGTPSTAGTARRGGLAARLGLSLRTTAAVGTALTLAFVTVCRPDPSVLRAAATGLIALLALATGRPRQGLPALCGAVLVLLLLDPPLARSYGFLLSALATGGLLTLGPRWAAALQARRWPPHLASAVAATAAAQAFCAPVTILLAPRVSLVAVPCNLLAEAAVAPATLLGFAVLAADPISHPAARFLADLAAVPAAWLVTVARRGAALPGAELAWPHGPVGAGLLVAVTVALCWAVPPLLATRRLRGNRARALLALALAVLLPAVLLRPPSLVRIATGWPPPGWRLVLCDIGQGDMAVLPLGGDSAVVVDAGPEPKAADACLRELGVSRIPILVLTHFHADHAEGLPGVLRGRAVGALQVTTLDAPPGERARVTGWAQAARIPVLRAGRGERRTAGPGLSWEVLWPDTVPAPDAPGPNNASVALLVTVGTGRDAVRIALLGDLEPAAQAALLRRGPPPGPVDVLKVAHHGSANQDRALTAALHPRLALISCGIGNPYGHPSPYTVADLRGLGATVLRTDQRGDIAVLGTHDRLTAATHPHPPRG; this is encoded by the coding sequence ATGTCCGCCAAGCCCGTCGCCCTCCCGCCCGCCGACCTCCGCCTCCTGGTCCCCACGGCCACCGCCTGGGCGGTCACTGCCCTCGTCCTCGGCGCCGGCCCTCTCAGCCGGAGCGAGCTGCCACTGCTCGCCGTGCCGGCCGTGCTTCTCGCCCTCCTCCTGCTCGCCGTCCGCACACCCCGCCGCACCGCGCTCCTCCGGACGCTCGCCGCCGCGCTGCTGACCGCCACAGCCGCCGTCACCACCACCGTCCTGCACACCGCTGACCTCTACCGGGGGCCGCTCCCCGCGCTCGCCGTCTCCGGTGCCGAGCTGACGGTCGACCTGACCGTCACCGGCGACCCCAAGTCCCGTACCGGCCACACCAACGGCACCACGCCCGGCCAGCCCAGGCTGCTCGTGCCGGCCAGGGTCGACCGGGTCGGCGCGACCGCGACCCGCACCCCGGTGACCGTGACGGTCCGCGCCAAGGACGCCGCCGCCTGGCGCACCCTGATCCCGTCGACCCGCCTCCGCGCCGCCGTCCATGTCCTGCCCAACGCCGCGCCCGAAGCCCCGGCCGCGCCCGAAGCCCCGGTTGCCCCCGAAGCCCCGGCCCCCTCACCCGCCTCGGCCACCCCACTCGCCCCGCCTGCGCTTGCGGGGCCACCGCCGCCCGTCCCGGATCCTCCGCCCGCGACGTCCGGCGAGGCCGTGCCGCTCGCACCCGCCGTCCGCGCCCTGTCCGCCGCAGGTCCCGACAGCCGTCCGACGGCGGACGACGCGTCAACTTCCGGCCCCGCCGCCCCGTCCGCCACCCCGTCCGCCTCGCCGGCCGGTGCCGTCGCCGACGGCCCCGTCACCGCAGCCCGAACCGCCACCACCGCCCGTACCGACTCCGCCGCCCTGCTGGTCGCCCTGGGCCCGCCCCGGCTCCTCGCCCCGCCGAGCCTTCCGCAGCGCGCCGCCGCCAGGCTCCGGGCCGGCCTGCGCGACGCCTGCGACCACCTGCCGCCCGACACCCGGGGCCTGCTCCCCGGCCTGGTGGTCGGCGACACCTCCCGCCTCCCCGACGACCTCGCCGACGCCTTCCGCGCCACCGACCTCGGTCACCTGACCGCCGTCAGCGGCGCGAACTTCGGGATCCTGCTCGCCGTCCTGCTGGGCACGCCGAGCACCGCCGGCACCGCCCGCCGCGGCGGCCTCGCCGCCCGGCTCGGCCTCTCCCTGCGGACGACCGCCGCCGTCGGCACCGCGTTGACGCTCGCCTTCGTCACCGTCTGCCGACCCGACCCGAGCGTCCTGCGCGCCGCGGCCACCGGTCTCATCGCGTTGCTCGCCCTCGCCACCGGCCGGCCCCGACAGGGCCTGCCCGCCCTCTGCGGCGCCGTGCTGGTCCTGCTGCTGCTCGACCCACCGCTCGCCCGCTCCTACGGATTCCTGCTGTCCGCTCTCGCCACCGGCGGGCTGCTCACCCTCGGGCCGCGCTGGGCGGCCGCTCTGCAGGCCCGCCGCTGGCCGCCCCATCTCGCCTCCGCCGTCGCGGCGACCGCCGCCGCCCAGGCGTTCTGCGCACCGGTGACGATCCTGCTCGCGCCGCGCGTCAGCCTGGTCGCCGTCCCCTGCAACCTGCTCGCCGAGGCGGCGGTCGCCCCGGCGACCCTGCTCGGTTTCGCCGTGCTCGCCGCCGACCCGATCTCCCACCCGGCCGCTCGTTTCCTCGCGGACCTGGCCGCGGTGCCGGCCGCATGGCTCGTCACGGTGGCCCGGCGCGGGGCCGCGTTGCCGGGTGCCGAACTCGCCTGGCCGCACGGCCCCGTCGGCGCGGGCCTGCTCGTCGCGGTGACCGTCGCGCTCTGCTGGGCCGTCCCGCCGCTGCTCGCCACCCGACGGCTGCGCGGCAACCGGGCCCGCGCGCTGCTCGCCCTCGCGCTGGCGGTGCTGCTCCCGGCGGTGCTGCTCCGTCCGCCGAGCCTGGTCCGGATCGCGACCGGCTGGCCGCCGCCCGGCTGGCGGCTCGTCCTGTGCGACATCGGCCAGGGCGACATGGCGGTGCTGCCGCTCGGCGGCGACAGCGCGGTGGTGGTGGACGCCGGCCCGGAGCCGAAAGCCGCCGACGCGTGCCTGCGCGAGCTGGGCGTCAGCCGGATCCCGATCCTCGTCCTGACCCACTTCCACGCGGACCACGCCGAGGGCCTGCCCGGCGTGCTGCGGGGCCGTGCGGTCGGCGCGCTGCAGGTCACCACGCTGGACGCGCCGCCCGGCGAGCGGGCTCGGGTCACCGGGTGGGCGCAGGCCGCGCGGATCCCGGTCCTCCGGGCCGGTCGGGGCGAGCGGCGGACGGCCGGCCCCGGCCTGAGCTGGGAGGTGCTGTGGCCGGACACCGTCCCGGCACCGGACGCGCCCGGTCCGAACAACGCGAGCGTCGCCCTGCTGGTCACCGTCGGCACCGGCCGGGACGCCGTCCGGATCGCCCTGCTCGGCGACCTCGAACCGGCCGCGCAGGCGGCGCTGCTGCGCCGCGGTCCGCCACCCGGACCGGTGGACGTGCTGAAGGTCGCCCACCACGGCTCCGCCAACCAGGACCGGGCGCTGACGGCCGCTCTGCACCCGAGGCTGGCCCTGATCTCCTGCGGCATCGGCAACCCGTACGGGCACCCGTCCCCGTACACCGTCGCGGACCTGCGGGGGCTCGGCGCCACCGTCCTGCGCACCGACCAGCGAGGGGACATCGCCGTCCTCGGCACCCACGACCGGCTGACCGCGGCCACCCACCCCCACCCGCCGCGCGGCTGA
- a CDS encoding helix-hairpin-helix domain-containing protein — protein MKTFVPGAARRRETADAARGRLSQLFTGAPPFGTGEAVLLAEPVPAGGVRPPVAAESVGGAGVAGGRATSPVEPAGLPPPGDPSGDPPAGLTNPPPAGPTNAVPAVGPTTGPSDIGPSTPLPAADRPEPTTSTRPGARPPEPTRPQDTDPVAADPPPRRLPLTLHPALAFDRRAVLGLSLLLVLAVGYAVQHFWLGRPQPVPIPAVAGSVPAATSSAGRSGPGPPVPIGGAQVGGAQVVVDVAGDVQNPGLRTLPGGSRVADALRAAGGALPGTDTDGLNLARVLTDGEQILVGGPPPAGSAAPAGPLSLNRATTEQLDTLPGVGPTLAQRIVQYRLAHGPFSSLDELRQVGGIGPRKFDDLKPLLTL, from the coding sequence ATGAAGACCTTCGTCCCGGGTGCTGCCCGCCGCCGAGAGACCGCCGACGCCGCGCGCGGTCGCCTGTCCCAGCTCTTCACGGGCGCGCCGCCCTTCGGCACGGGTGAGGCCGTTCTCCTGGCCGAGCCGGTGCCGGCGGGTGGTGTCCGTCCGCCGGTGGCCGCCGAGTCGGTGGGCGGAGCCGGGGTGGCGGGCGGGCGCGCGACGTCGCCGGTGGAGCCAGCGGGGCTGCCGCCGCCCGGTGATCCGTCCGGCGACCCGCCCGCAGGCCTGACGAACCCGCCGCCCGCCGGTCCGACGAATGCGGTGCCCGCCGTCGGCCCGACGACCGGGCCGTCCGACATCGGCCCTTCGACCCCGCTGCCCGCCGCCGACCGCCCGGAGCCGACCACGTCCACCCGTCCCGGCGCCCGACCGCCGGAGCCGACCCGACCGCAGGACACCGACCCCGTTGCCGCCGACCCGCCGCCGAGGCGGCTGCCCCTGACACTCCATCCGGCCCTCGCCTTCGACCGGCGGGCGGTGCTCGGCCTGTCGCTGCTGCTCGTTCTCGCCGTCGGGTACGCGGTCCAGCACTTCTGGCTGGGCCGACCCCAGCCGGTGCCCATTCCGGCGGTCGCGGGCAGCGTTCCCGCAGCGACGTCCTCCGCCGGCCGCAGCGGCCCCGGCCCGCCCGTCCCGATCGGAGGAGCGCAGGTCGGAGGCGCACAGGTCGTGGTCGACGTCGCGGGTGACGTCCAGAACCCGGGTCTGCGGACGCTGCCCGGCGGCTCCCGCGTCGCCGACGCCCTGCGCGCCGCCGGGGGAGCCCTCCCCGGCACCGACACCGACGGGCTCAACCTCGCCCGCGTCCTCACCGACGGCGAGCAGATCCTGGTCGGCGGCCCGCCGCCCGCCGGCTCCGCCGCCCCCGCCGGACCGCTGAGCCTCAACCGCGCCACCACCGAACAGCTCGACACCCTCCCCGGCGTCGGCCCGACCCTCGCGCAGCGCATCGTCCAGTACCGCCTGGCTCACGGCCCGTTCAGCTCCCTCGACGAGCTCCGCCAGGTCGGCGGTATCGGCCCACGCAAGTTCGACGACCTCAAGCCCCTGCTGACGCTCTGA
- a CDS encoding DegV family protein, translating to MPGHLALVTDSTAYLPQEAVDRHRIRVVPLSVAVGDEVLAEGVEISPKDVAEALRGRHRVTTSRPSPETFAAAYRAAAEAGASGVVSVHISGELSGTAEAAQLAAAEAVVPVRVVDSRLVGMALGMCVLAAAGAAEAGADLDGAVAAAERRAEETRSFFYVDTLEHLRRGGRIGAARALVGSALAVKPLLHLSGGRIEPLEKVRTASRAIARLEEIAVDCAADREVDIAVHHLAAEDRAEPLAERLRARVPGLRELYVSEVGAVIGAHVGPGLLAVVVSPR from the coding sequence ATGCCCGGGCACCTCGCACTTGTCACCGACTCCACGGCGTACCTCCCGCAGGAAGCCGTCGACCGACACCGGATCCGGGTGGTCCCGCTGAGCGTCGCGGTCGGTGACGAGGTGTTGGCCGAGGGCGTCGAAATCTCCCCCAAGGACGTCGCCGAGGCGCTGCGCGGCAGGCACCGGGTGACGACCTCCCGCCCCAGCCCCGAGACCTTCGCCGCCGCCTACCGGGCCGCCGCCGAGGCCGGGGCGAGTGGCGTCGTCTCGGTGCACATCAGCGGTGAGCTGTCCGGCACGGCGGAAGCCGCCCAGCTGGCAGCCGCCGAGGCGGTCGTCCCGGTCCGCGTGGTCGACAGCCGACTGGTCGGCATGGCCCTGGGCATGTGCGTCCTCGCCGCGGCCGGGGCCGCCGAGGCCGGTGCCGACCTGGACGGCGCCGTCGCGGCCGCCGAGCGCCGCGCCGAGGAGACCCGGAGCTTCTTCTACGTCGACACGCTGGAGCACCTCCGCCGGGGCGGCCGGATCGGCGCCGCCCGGGCCCTGGTCGGATCCGCCCTGGCGGTGAAGCCGCTGCTGCACCTGTCCGGCGGCCGGATCGAGCCGCTGGAGAAGGTCCGCACCGCCTCCCGCGCGATCGCCAGGCTCGAAGAGATCGCCGTCGACTGCGCGGCCGACCGCGAGGTCGACATCGCCGTCCACCACCTCGCCGCCGAGGACCGGGCCGAGCCGCTCGCGGAGCGCCTGCGGGCACGGGTGCCCGGTCTGCGGGAGCTGTACGTGAGCGAGGTCGGCGCGGTGATCGGCGCCCACGTCGGGCCGGGCCTGCTGGCGGTCGTGGTCTCACCGCGCTGA